One Drosophila teissieri strain GT53w chromosome X, Prin_Dtei_1.1, whole genome shotgun sequence genomic window, CAGCGGGAGCACCGATAAGATAATCACCACCACAATCACCACGGTGACCAAGGTAATTTCGGCGGACGGCAAGGAAATAGTGACCGAGCAAAAGACGGTGACAACCACAGACAGTTCAGAGCCCGACAGCGAAAAGGTAGTGGTGACCACCACGCGTACCACCAGCGAGAGCGAACGCGACCAGCTGCTGCCCAAAGAGGTGGCGCTGCTGCGCGGCCTGTACCGCGCCAGCACTCCGGGCagcgaggacgacgaggaccTCCTACTGGGATCCCCGCGCAGCGCCACCAGCTACGAGCTGCAACACTCTAGCTCCGGCGTGAGTAAGCGCTCCGATCTGGACGCCGACGGTGACGAGAGCCAGGATGACATTCCTCCTCAGTATGGAAGCGAGGAGCACTCAACCGCACGCTCGATTCTTCTGCCTCGCACAGCCGACCCCATGGCCACCTCCTTCTACGGCGCCCTGCCCGACAGTTTCGACGTTGCGATGAAGCCCAGCACCGAACCAATCCCGATTCAGGGCGCGCCGTCCGGCGATAGCCAGTCGTCGGAGAGCGTGGAGAGCAGTAGCCAGACCTGGGCAGGACACAAGTTCCTCGACCAGGCGGACAAGGACTTCCAGCGAGCACTCGAGGAGCACGTGCAGGCGCGCGGCGCCGAGGTCATGTCTTCCGTCACCGCCAAGTACTCGTACTCGCCCTCAAAGGCCGAGGAAATGGAACAGATCGTGAGTAGCACTGCGGAACGGCAGCGCTTCCCGCTTAGCGATGTCCAGCGGTCCCGTGTGGCGGAGAGTGGCTTTGCCACAGTTGGCAGTGTCGCCtcccagcagcaggagaaagGAGAGGAAGTGGAGGAAGCCGTGCCTAccacaactgcagcaacagcgaGCACCACAGCCACAGCGAGTTCCACTGGAGCCCTGCCCAAGGACCGCCTCGAGGAGTGGGGCAAGCCCCTAGGTCTGCCATCACCAGCACCACTGCCTGTAGAGGGCGGTGCTGACATTCGCACCACTCCCAAGAAGGAACGCCGTCTGGTGGCCACCAAGACGCGACTGAACAACGAGAAGAACATGCGCAAGCGCAGCGAATCGCCCAACAAGGCCGGCAAGAAGCCAGCGCCCGTGTACGTGGACCTCACATACGTGCCGCACAACGGCAACTCCTACTACGCCCACGTGGAGTTCTTCAAGCGGGTGCGTGCCCGCTACTACGTCTTCTCCGGCACGGAACCCAGTCGCCAGGTGTATGATGCGTTGCTCGAGGCCAAACAGACATGGGAGGACAAGGAGTTGGGTGAGTAGATGCTTGATTTGTCTCTTCGAAAATGAGTTAACTTTCCAATTCTGCGGCTTGCAGAGGTCACCATTATACCTACGTACGATACCGATGTGCTAGGTTATTGGGTGGCTGAAAACGAGGAGCTGCTAGCCAAGCACCGCATCGACCTCTCGCCCTCCGCGTCTCGTTGCACCATCAACCTGCAGGACCACGAGACCTCGTGCTCCGCCTACCGCCTGGAGTTCTAGGCCACGGGCTTGTTTATTGCATTCGACGATGACTAAGCCAACCCACAACGCACCCAGCCATAGAAGCAGACGAGCAGAGCACTGCCAGAGAATTGAGTCCATGTGCGGCATACAAAGTGCACGGACTCGAGCTCTGACACGACAAGAACCAGGACTAGGACTAGGACCAGCACGACGACGACCACAGCAGAGGACAAGGAttgggatggagatggagatcaGAATGGGAATGACAATTCAGACAATTCGAATGGCCAAGTTTCGTGAGCAGGAGCCGCAAAAAACGGAAATGAGCCGGACGTTGGCTGATATGGCGGAGTTAGGGTCACGCGAATGACTCCATTTTGTTTACCAATGCCGCCTATTGAGCTTTCGACGACTTGTTTCGGCCGACCAAAAGCTACGTAATTAATTGatattaagttttaaaaattaattaccaAAAACGCATTGCAACCGATCCTCAGTGGTTTAGTCGAGGAGAAGCCATTTATGTCGCTTTCATTGCATAACGTCAAGCTACCTTGCCTAGTAATCCAAAGATCAAAATAGTTTTCAAAACCGCATAgctaaaatatacaaaagagGAACGAAAAGGCGAGaagagaaggagaagaagaaagcaaaaaaaatacgaaGAAAAGACAAactctatatatatagagaaCTTAATATTCatgtttaatatatgtattagTCGAAACATTTACGAACCCTCGTATGGTCTCCCCATACCAAAGGTATTCGAATTTTAAAGCGAGCATTAGCTAATTGAACGTGTATAACCCGTAAAGTCAGAGCTCTTTAGCCGTAGGATAATAAGCGATCATAAAACAGAACGAAGATCGGAGACGGATTCACTACCTTCGCCGCCCTTCGGACTAAACTTGAATCAAACGTTAGGGCTAACAAGTGagtgcaacaaaaatgttCGATTTACCCTTTAACGAAGCAAATCCCGTATCTAAAATCCAGTATCCGAGATTTGGTATTCGATACCCTCAACATTTAAGTAATTCCAGATCCAATTCTTTCCGTAGTCCATTCTCACCGCTTAGTTTCGTATGTTTTTCGTTGCATTTCGTTCCGTTGTTTCAGCAGGCAGCCGCAGAAAGACTTATAACCCAATATGCTATAGCGACCGATATACGTACACCTCCACTCCCACATGGGGGACTAAAGGAAGATGAGAAGGGAACTGAATTGGGGATTGGGAAGTGGAATGGCGAAGTGATGCATTTAGGAACCAAGAGTCCTACAGAATAGACGCCATTGCCGGAAGATCGAGGAAGCAGGAAAGGTGATCGAAGTATTGGACGAAGACgtagacgacgacgacgacgacagtCAATGCTGATGTTACTATGTAAGGATCCGAGTGATCTGAGTGGGCTTAGCTGGTATGGGGATAGGAATAGGACTAGAACTGGGCTTGTGATGGGGCGGGAGTCTTAGGTTGGGTGGGTTGGGATTCGGGCTGgggttgagtggtttagggATAGAGGGATAGAGGGGTTGAATGAGGGGACAGTGAAACAGCTATTGTGAGAATATAACGAGAATGAGCAGAGAGTCATAACTAAATACGATACGATAAATATGAAGTACACAAAGTGAATGAAGgttatttttctatattttttttacttttcataGTCATAGAATAACAAATttgcaacaaacaaacaaacaagataaatatgcaGCAAGACGCGAACCAGGCACACAGGCAATTTTAATCAATGTAACCAGTAACAAGTAACCAGTAACCAGTAAACAAGAAACATGAAACATGAAACATGaaataagaaacaagaaacaaacgGAACAAGCAATTCGAGGCCACAGCAAAACAGTCCAAAAGAGCCAGTtacaattataaattaaagaCTCGAGTGGTCGATGCCCCACTCGAGACAGACTTTTTAGGCTACGCGTATATTTTTGAGTTGCTTTTTAtatacaacagcaacagatcTGGGAGGAGCTGCGGCCGATTAACTTTCAGCgtgcagcatgcagcatgcagcatgctatatgccacatgcaacatgcaacaggCAGACCGCAGCAGACAACAGTCAACTGGCAACCGTCCAGTCTACACCGTTTGATAGCAACCAGCgaaatttaagcaaaattaTACACACGTAGGGCTAAGAGGGGCGGGCACACTAGTGAGGGACTAGTGAGGATCACGACGACGATCCCCATTAGCGCTCCCGTCCGACCAGCACTCGCGGTCggtatatactatatagatCGTATAGACCGATCGGGCGACTTTCGATTATTGGGTAGCATTGCAGTCTCCGCTTCgaggattttaaatttataaccgagaaaaacaaaagacgacgtttattaaacattaattacTTTCCAAATTCGTGCGCTTAGCgagcaaaaccaaaacaaatacaaaaaccaaaaccaaaagcaaaaccaaatcgaaatccAAACCTAAGAAGGTGAAGATAAAGAATACTCACACATGAACTATATACactatatatgaatatataagattatatatgtacttgAGCGTATTGATGTTGCTtaacaagaaaaaccaaaaaaaaaagaactctTCTCCCAGCCAGAAGACATTTTTTGCCTTTCACGAAACGAATTTCCCCTAAGATacgaaaatatgaaaacttgTTACCTTTGCCCCCCGTTTGTTTGCGACATGAGTTTCGTTGAAATCAGGtcagatcagatcagatcgACTACACACTATACACTATACACCACACACTATACACTATACACTATACtgtacccacacacacacacaacagtACACACATAACGCCACACGCACATGTATCCATTGCCTTATATCCAGAGAACAAACAGATATCTGCATCATACCTTATATTAGTCTAAGAATCAAGTTCGATATGTATGACCTatgagagtttgtttgttgaatttgcttttactttttaGCAGCTTcgatttaaatcaaatatacatactaaATGCACACAcccccgcacacacacacacacacactgctcGCTCATGTGGCGtagtgtgtggtgtggtgtgtgtgggccCGTGTGTGCTCTATATAATCATTAGTACAGCAAGTGCATGCAGAAAGTAAGATTGTTACAAACAAGAGCCCAGCCGAGGTATCGCTTACTGGCGGATGAAGTGGTCATATGCCTGGCCAGACCAGGAAATGAGGAGGAGTCGGTAGGAGTCGGTAGGAGACAGGGATGAGCGAGCCAGCACAAAGATCTGAAAATGGGCAGAGGTTACCGcgaagaaatatatatgtattacattttatgaaaCGTCAAGCTTATCTCAAGAACTATTTCCAAAACAAAATctgaaattataataaacgtaTTTATGTGAAGCCCGGGTGTGTTTTGGGTTCCCCTGCCTTCTTAGATTCCCAGGACACCGCCATGCCAGGTGAGTTACCAGGGCACCTAGTAGAGCCCAGGTCTCCGTCTTCGCCTCCAAGTCCTTGTTTGAGGAGGAAACCCACCTCGGATTGCTTGATTGATGACCTGACAATTAAGCTAATGGCTTAATTGATCATGATGGATGGCCACTGGGAGAGTTCCTTTCGGCAGGACCTCGTCAACGCGCAGTCATCTACGGTCGGTGGGGATTGCTGACCGTGTAGGTTTCCTGGCTTAACTTGGTCCCGAAATACCAAGACTCGCTGTCTCATAGAAAAGTTGTAAGTGGCTATCCTTCTCCACTGCGAGTTTCCGAATCCCGCTTCCTAATCCCAAAGCGCAGCAGGGTCGAATGGAGCACTAGATAGCCGAAACAGAAAAGTTCCATCCCGAGATAAGCCGAATTGAGGTACGGATCGGGGAAGGGGCACTCGATTAGCGGAACAGGGAAGTGATAAGGTAATCTAATTGATGTAGCCTCCTCCCCACGTAGCGAAACCTGGCCGAAACCCCGCAGCAGATAGCGGATGGAATTCGGCATGGACACGCTGAGAGCTCTGGAGCCGCTGCACCGCGTCTGCCAAGTGTGCAACCTGTGGCCCTGGCGCCTCGCACCCCCGCCCGACTCGGAGGGCATCCTGCTCCGGAGATCGCGCTGGCTGGAGCTGTACGGCTGGACCGTGCTGATGGCGGCCACCGGCTTTACCGCCTACGGCCTCTTCCAGGAGAGCAGCGTGCAAGAGGAGCCGGACGCGGAGTCCACCATCTCGAGCATAGGTCACACGGTGGACTTCATTCAGCTGGTGGGCATGCGGGTGGCTCATCTGGCTGCCGTGCTGGAGGCCCTGTGGCAGCGGCACGCACAACGAAGCTTCTTCGCTGAGCTGGGCGAGATCGATCGCCTGCTGTCCAAGGCCCTGAGGGTGGACGTGGAGGCTATGCGGCTCCAAATGCGTCGGCAGACGTCGCGCCGAGCTGTGTGGATCCTGTGGGGCTATGCGGTTAGCCAACTCCTCATCCTGGGCGCCAAGCTGCTCGCCCGGGGCGACAGGTTCCCCATCTACTGGATCAGCTACTTGCTGCCACTGCTCGTGTGCGGTCTGCGCTACTTTCAGATCTTCAACGCCACTCAGCTCGTGCGCCAGCGCCTGGATGTGCTCCTGGTGGCCttgcagcagctccagctgcatcGGAAAGGGCCCGCCGTGGATACTGTGCTGGAAGCGCAGGACGACCTGGAAGATGCGGCCATGGATCGACTGATCGCTGTCAGACTCGTCTACCAGCGGGTGTGGGCCCTAGTGGCCTTGCTAAACCGCTGCTACGGACTCTCCGTGTTGATGCAGGTGGGCAACGACTTCCTGGCCATCACCTCCAACTGCTACTGGATGTTCCTCAACTTTCGCCAGTCGGCGGCCTCACCCTTCGACATCCTGCAGATCGTGGCCAGCGGCGTATGGTCTGCCCCCCACCTGGGCAATGTGCTCGTCCTCTCGCTGCTTTGCGACCGAACGGCCCAGTGTGTGAGTTAACCGGAGTACCTGCCCCGCCCACATGAATCTCTAAAGGATGTTCTATTTGCTTTCCAGGCCACTCGTCTGGCCCTGTGCCTGCACCAGGTGACCGTGGACCTGAGGAACGAGAGCCACAACGCCCTGGTAGGTACCACCTGTGCGCCAGAGCAATCATTGATAATCCCCGTCCCTCTGCAGATAACCCAGTTCTCGCTGCAGCTACTCCACCAACGGCTCCACTTCAGCGCCGCTGGCTTCTTCAATGTGGACTGCACCCTTCTCTATACGGTAAGTGGGCACCTCGAGTGGAATTCCGAATTTCCGGATAACAGCACGCACATTCCAGATCGTGGGAGCCACTACCACGTACCTGATAATTCTGATCCAGTTTCACATGAGCGAATCCACCATCGGCGGTGGATCCAACGGACAGTAGCTACAGGAGTAGCAGCAGGAGTGACGGCCACCTGTTGGCGCAAACACTACATAATGGCTTTTACTCTTAATTGTTGTtccataattaataaaaaagattCGCCTGGCGCTTAGAAATAAAAACCACCCCAGCTGTCATCAATTTATTCGGCGGATCGACAACATTTTTCGTAGGCGGATTCCGGACATTTTCCCGTCTTTcgcaccaggcgaacagaaaccGCAGAAAGTGCCAGCTGGCAGCTCAAATTTACCTAAAACAGCTGTTTGCTTTTTCATGATGGCTGCCGCGCTCTTTTCCCCAGGCACCATCCAGCCAATAGGAAGCCAGTTGAGGGAAGCAAACCGTTAGTTCAGCTTAGGAGCAAGCAAAAACAGCTGTTCTTCTTTCATGACGGCTCCCCCATGAATCTTTCCAGTCGCCATTTCACCAATTTTACTGGGCCCCCTACTGAGCAAtatgttcgcctggtatttagCAGTGAAAAAACAGCCCGATTTCAGCCAAGTTTTGGTCGGCGGCTCAAAAATCTCGCAGTAAAGTCCTAAATTTTCTTGATtgcaccaggcgaacagaatccGTAGCAAGTGTCAGCTGGCAGAGTGAAGTAAGCGAAAACAGCTGTTGCAAATTCATTATGGCCGCCCTAAGCTCCTTCCCCTACCTCTTTCCACCAATCGGAAAGCAAATAGATCGAGCAAAACCGTTAGTTTGGGATAGCTGCAAACCAGAGATGAGCGCACACGTTGATTTTTTGTACGTGTCACGAATTAAGCACGAAAAGCACGACGTTGCAGCCAGTTCACATGTAGTTTATTAGATCGTGCCGAAAAGAAGTGGTCACGCCGCCATCTCTGGGCAACCACAGATCAAACCAATCAGCTGATCCTTTTCCACCTGCTAATCGCTTCTGAGCGCCTGTTCTCGCGCAACGAAAGGCATACATATGCACGTTTGCGCTTGACTTGCTCAGCCTGGGCGATAGCTTGGTTAGGGTGTTGCCAAGGATGCAGTCGGAGTGAGCTGGCGCCAAGCAGCGATGGACTGCAGATGCGTGGGCGTTCACGAGCATCCGCTGAAGACAGCACCTTGATCTTGGCGGAAAGGAGCTATTGGTTTGGATGGGCTTGTTGAAAGAGAAGTAGACAGCAACTGGCAGTGGACGGGACAGACAGAATCACGACTGCCCCGAAGGAGCATTCTCGC contains:
- the LOC122624760 gene encoding putative gustatory receptor 2a isoform X2, with translation MDTLRALEPLHRVCQVCNLWPWRLAPPPDSEGILLRRSRWLELYGWTVLMAATGFTAYGLFQESSVQEEPDAESTISSIGHTVDFIQLVGMRVAHLAAVLEALWQRHAQRSFFAELGEIDRLLSKALRVDVEAMRLQMRRQTSRRAVWILWGYAVSQLLILGAKLLARGDRFPIYWISYLLPLLVCGLRYFQIFNATQLVRQRLDVLLVALQQLQLHRKGPAVDTVLEAQDDLEDAAMDRLIAVRLVYQRVWALVALLNRCYGLSVLMQVGNDFLAITSNCYWMFLNFRQSAASPFDILQIVASGVWSAPHLGNVLVLSLLCDRTAQCATRLALCLHQVTVDLRNESHNALITQFSLQLLHQRLHFSAAGFFNVDCTLLYTIVGATTTYLIILIQFHMSESTIGGGSNGQ
- the LOC122624760 gene encoding putative gustatory receptor 2a isoform X1, whose protein sequence is MDTLRALEPLHRVCQVCNLWPWRLAPPPDSEGILLRRSRWLELYGWTVLMAATGFTAYGLFQESSVQEEPDAESTISSIGHTVDFIQLVGMRVAHLAAVLEALWQRHAQRSFFAELGEIDRLLSKALRVDVEAMRLQMRRQTSRRAVWILWGYAVSQLLILGAKLLARGDRFPIYWISYLLPLLVCGLRYFQIFNATQLVRQRLDVLLVALQQLQLHRKGPAVDTVLEAQDDLEDAAMDRLIAVRLVYQRVWALVALLNRCYGLSVLMQVGNDFLAITSNCYWMFLNFRQSAASPFDILQIVASGVWSAPHLGNVLVLSLLCDRTAQCATRLALCLHQVTVDLRNESHNALVGTTCAPEQSLIIPVPLQITQFSLQLLHQRLHFSAAGFFNVDCTLLYTIVGATTTYLIILIQFHMSESTIGGGSNGQ